The following coding sequences lie in one Danio rerio strain Tuebingen ecotype United States chromosome 3, GRCz12tu, whole genome shotgun sequence genomic window:
- the fahd1 gene encoding oxaloacetate tautomerase FAHD1, mitochondrial (The RefSeq protein has 2 substitutions compared to this genomic sequence), whose product MSARNISRFWEWGRKIICVGRNYADHAVELKNAIPSEPVLFLKPPSAYIKKGSPILVPFYSSNLHHEVELGVVIGKGGTAIPQASAMEHVAGYVLCLDMTARDVQDECKSKGLPWTLAKAFNTSCPISDFIPKEKIPDPGSINLWLKVNNVQKQNGSTSQMIFSIPYLINYISEIISLEEGDLILTGTPKGVSSVQEHDELQAGIDDTVTMTFKVDRKS is encoded by the coding sequence ATGAGCGCAAGGAATATTTCTCGCTTTTGGGAATGGGGAAGGAAAATCATATGCGTCGGGAGAAACTACGCAGATCACGCAGTCGAGCTGAAAAATGCAATCCCTAGCGAACCCGTGCTCTTCCTGAAGCCCCCGTCCGCTTACATTAAAGAGGGCTCCCCAATTCTGGTGCCTTTCTACAGCAGCAACCTCCACCATGAAGTTGAGCTGGGGGTGGTGATTGGGAAAGGGGGAACCGCTATACCTCAGGCTTCAGCCATGGAACATGTAGCCGGATATGTGCTTTGCCTGGATATGACAGCTCGGGACGTCCAGGACGAATGCAAGTCCAAAGGTCTTCCATGGACCCTTGCCAAAGCCTTCAACACCTCCTGTCCCATCAGTGACTTCATCCCCAAGGAGAAGATCCCAGACCCTGGGAGCATCAATCTGTGGTTGAAGGTCAACAATGTCCAGAAACAGAATGGCAGCACGTCCCAGATGATCTTCTCCATCCCGTATCTCATCAACTACATCAGTGAGATCATCTCTCTGGAGGAGGGAGACCTCATCCTCACCGGGACCCCCAAAGGAGTGTCCAGCGTCCAGGAGCATGATGAACTTCAGGCTGGGATTGATGACATTGTGACCATGACCTTTAAAGTGGACCGGAAAAGTTGA
- the hagh gene encoding hydroxyacylglutathione hydrolase, mitochondrial isoform X2: protein MPGLTVYGGDDRVGALTQKVTHYNTFKVGSLNVKCLFTPCHTSGHICYFVTKENSTEAPAVFTGDTLFVAGCGKFFEGTADEMYKALIEVLGRLPPETRVYCGHEYTINNLKFARHVEPNNEVIRTKLAWAKEKYDNGEPTIPSTVAEEFTFNPFMRVREKSVLEHAGTSDPIEAMRSIRKEKDGFRVPKN from the exons ATGCCGGGACTGACGGTGTACGGCGGAGATGATCGAGTCGGGGCTTTAACTCAGAAAGTCACACACTACAACACTTTTAAA GTGGGCTCTCTGAATGTAAAGTGTTTGTTTACACCGTGTCACACCAGCGGTCACATCTGCTATTTTGTAACAAAAGAAAACAGCACTGAAGCACCAGCTGTGTTTACGG GTGATACTCTGTTCGTGGCCGGCTGCGGGAAGTTTTTTGAAGGCACCGCTGATGAGATGTACAAAGCTCTAATTGAGGTTTTAGGCCGACTTCCACCAGAAACG CGTGTATACTGTGGTCATGAATACACCATCAACAATCTGAAGTTTGCACGACACGTTGAGCCAAATAACGAGGTCATCCGGACAAAGCTAGCATGGGCTAAG GAGAAATATGATAACGGAGAGCCAACTATTCCATCTACGGTGGCTGAAGAGTTCACATTTAACCCCTTCATGAGAGTGAG AGAGAAGTCAGTACTGGAGCATGCTGGAACCAGTGACCCGATTGAAGCTATGAGAAGTATCCGCAAGGAGAAGGATGGCTTTAGAGTCCCGAAGAACTGA
- the hagh gene encoding hydroxyacylglutathione hydrolase, mitochondrial: protein MWFRSLAVSACTVGVLGALSQKFAPTALFHSAIRKSSLVEQSDMKVELLPALTDNYMYLLIDEETKEAAIVDPVEPQKVVDAVKKHGVKLKTVLTTHHHWDHAGGNEKLVKLMPGLTVYGGDDRVGALTQKVTHYNTFKVGSLNVKCLFTPCHTSGHICYFVTKENSTEAPAVFTGDTLFVAGCGKFFEGTADEMYKALIEVLGRLPPETRVYCGHEYTINNLKFARHVEPNNEVIRTKLAWAKEKYDNGEPTIPSTVAEEFTFNPFMRVREKSVLEHAGTSDPIEAMRSIRKEKDGFRVPKN, encoded by the exons ATGTGGTTCAGGTCGCTGGCCGTGAGCGCCTGCACCGTCGGAGTCCTCGGAGCTTTATCGCAAAAATTCG CCCCCACAGCCTTGTTTCACTCCGCGATTCGGAAATCCTCTCTGGTGGAACAGTCCGACATGAAGGTGGAACTGCTGCCCGCTCTCACCGACAACTACATGTACCTCCTCATCGATGAAGAAACAAAAGAGGCTGCCATAGTCGACCCTGTAGAGCCACAGAAA GTTGTGGATGCAGTCAAAAAGCATGGCGTGAAGCTCAAAACTGTCTTGACCACTCACCATCACTG GGATCATGCTGGAGGAAATGAGAAGCTGGTGAAGCTCATGCCGGGACTGACGGTGTACGGCGGAGATGATCGAGTCGGGGCTTTAACTCAGAAAGTCACACACTACAACACTTTTAAA GTGGGCTCTCTGAATGTAAAGTGTTTGTTTACACCGTGTCACACCAGCGGTCACATCTGCTATTTTGTAACAAAAGAAAACAGCACTGAAGCACCAGCTGTGTTTACGG GTGATACTCTGTTCGTGGCCGGCTGCGGGAAGTTTTTTGAAGGCACCGCTGATGAGATGTACAAAGCTCTAATTGAGGTTTTAGGCCGACTTCCACCAGAAACG CGTGTATACTGTGGTCATGAATACACCATCAACAATCTGAAGTTTGCACGACACGTTGAGCCAAATAACGAGGTCATCCGGACAAAGCTAGCATGGGCTAAG GAGAAATATGATAACGGAGAGCCAACTATTCCATCTACGGTGGCTGAAGAGTTCACATTTAACCCCTTCATGAGAGTGAG AGAGAAGTCAGTACTGGAGCATGCTGGAACCAGTGACCCGATTGAAGCTATGAGAAGTATCCGCAAGGAGAAGGATGGCTTTAGAGTCCCGAAGAACTGA
- the msrb1a gene encoding methionine-R-sulfoxide reductase B1-A (UGA stop codon recoded as selenocysteine) yields MSFCSFSGGEIYKDHFESGMYVCAQCGYELFSSRSKYEHSSPWPAFTETIHEDSVSKQEERWGAYKVRCGKCGNGLGHEFVNDGPKHGLSRFUIFSSSLKFIPKVKNEQQ; encoded by the exons ATGTCTTTCTGTTCGTTCTCTGGAGGGGAGATTTATAAAGATCATTTTGAGAGCG gcatgtatgtgtgtgctcaGTGTGGATACGAGCTCTTCTCCAGCAGATCCAAATATGAGCACTCGTCCCCCTGGCCAGCCTTCACTGAAACCATCCATGAAGACAGCGTGTCTAAACAGGAGGAAAGATGGGGCGCCTACAAG GTCAGATGTGGAAAGTGTGGAAATGGTCTTGGCCATGAGTTTGTGAATGACGGACCCAAACACGGCCTCTCACGCTTCTGAATATTTAGCAGCTCTCTGAAGTTCATTCCTAAAG TGAAGAATGAGCAACAGTAG